In the Malaclemys terrapin pileata isolate rMalTer1 chromosome 3, rMalTer1.hap1, whole genome shotgun sequence genome, gcagagctcactccctccctccctccctgctgcccaaCGTGCCCGGACGaacggctcaggcagttcctgagcaagttcacagagattttggcgaagaaaggccaacaacaagggggccagggggtcggagaaggggcagggaggttctggagggggcagtcaagagacgggggggggggtcgggagttcggggggggctttctgggggtgtggataaggttttggacagtcaggatacaggtagggggtagggtcctggggggcatttggggggcagttaggggacaaggaacagggaggcttaggtagggggtggggttctggagggcagttaggtgcaggggtcccaggaggaggcagtcaggggacaaggagcgggggagagggttgggaggtttggggggggggggggactgtcagggggtggagaatggttggatggggagtgggagtcccaggggtctgtctgggggtgggggagtggataagggttggggcagtcagggtacaggtagggggtagtcaggggacaaggagctgggggagggtttggggttctgagggggggaggggcagaggtggggctagggcaggatggggcagggccagggcaggacggggctcctcccatcctcttttttgcttgctgaaatatggtaaccctatgtgtgttcctcttttttgattgcctGACTTGACACCCTGGGATTTGATTTGCTTAAGTGCTGCACGCTCACAGCTGCAACCGAAGCCAacaggagctgtgctttgaacatataaagatCAATATAGTGTTAAGCTAAATCAGGTCTAGGAATCTCAAATTGGGTAGTAGTGTATGCTTGTaaacttaatctctgtgcctaagttctccatctgtaaaatgggggatgtTAATCATACCTCATCTCAAGGTGtgttgttaaaataaattaatttgtgaAGCATTCAGGCAATTTAGCAATGAGCATCTTAGAAAAGCCCAcacaaattaataattctgtttccAGAGCAAGGTTTAAGTGAATACCATCTATTCTTTGCACTGACTGAGGTAGATACACTGTggagaaaaatagtatgtgatcatacaATTAAAGATCATAATGCCTATGCACAATGGGACCAAATTCAGGCTATATAAGGAACCTTAAAGGTGAGATTTCTTAACaatgcttgattttgcaatcttaattttttttaacatagaaaATTAAAGAAGCAGAGTATAACTTGCATAGAAAACTTTCTCCTACTCTGGCTTCAAATGCTCCTTTTTTACCCCTTTTCACCTTTAAAAACAGATGCATCTTGCACATAATCTGTTCTATTCAGAACTTGGAATAAAGAATTTTCAGATGAAATCAGCACGTGTACCTCAGCAAACACATACATGCCCAACGTCACAATATTTTTGCagtttgtaacaaaaataaactaAGTCATTTTtttaggccagaaggaaccattatgatcatctagtctgacttcctatataaCAGGACAGTAAACGACCAGAGCGAGATGTCAGGTACTTTTCACTAGCAAGTATAATAATATTCTCCTGACAAAATTCTAGAATGATCTCACTTGCCTAGATTTTACAATCTATTTATACTTAGGAGTTTGTACTAAACCCTGTAAAGTACTGTATAAGCTTCTTTATTCAATTCCCCCTCAAACTCAAATACCGAATGAGGTAGCTTGGGCATCAGTTACAAATGCTCCCTCATCCCCAGCAAAAGTGAAGTGGTAATCTATGATACAGTATTTTCCTAGTCTAGGCAATAAGAGTCACTCTCTTAAAAGCAAAAAGACTGTCCTCACACACTTTTATACCAAACATTATAGCAGGTAGCTTTGTTTTATGAAATGTATCAGATAAGAATGCCAATATTAGATAATACCAATATTAATTTCTGTAAGTGAAAAATCAACTGCTCTTCTTGCAAGCTCTAATTCTAAAAATGCAGTTGCTTTAGAGGGAAGAAAAGCAATACTTACTTCTTTAGGAGCTGGtatttctagttttgtttcttctGGAGCTTTGATTGCCATAACAATCTGTTCTTGAAAAGCCTTAATGCTATGAATATCTTGATATGTCACATAAGCTAGTGTACACATAAGTCAAGGATTCTATAAGGAAATCTGTTAACTGTTTTAAGAAAAAGGTATGGCTGTTAACTTGTGATATAATTATTTTCTGATATCTTTCAAGGAATGGACTAGTTTCACTGGTTATTGTCTGAAAATGAATTTATTTAAGCACCAGACTTTTTTCTAGTTAGCCTTCTGCCTAGAGGCAAGCATAGAATGAGAATCTTAGGTGATATTCCCAATTTTCATGTTTAGTGTTCAACTCGTGTCTCAATTACAAAACTACTTTTCATTTGTCAAAGCTTGCCTATGAGATAGGACTACTAAATGCAAATATTCATAATTACTACAGtgacagtgttcctttaagaCTGCTCCTTCAACTTTTAGCCTCTGCAGTTTAGGCTATATAGACATATATCTGCAAATGTAAGTTTCTTTGGGACCAGTAATTCCAAGTATTACTTGCCCTGTACTAAAGCATGAGGAAGAAGGCAGTGAATTCCACCTCTTACTCGCCATTCTAAATTTCCATCACTAACTGCTTGGTGCCAGTAGCCAAAGTAACTGGTGCAGGAGTTAAAAGGATATTTTGTGTTTTCTGTGTCATCCGTTAATTCAAACAACTGGTGAGCACAGTCTTTAATTAATTCATCCAGAGCTTCTTCCATTGCTGATAAGTCAGAAAGTTCATCTCTAAGCTTTTGTTGCTCTGATGCCTTTCCAGCAATCTGATCAAGATCAGATCCTCTAAAAGAATATGAAAGTTATCAAGAACATTATTTAAAgcttatatttataaataaagtgTAATACAAAATACTTAAACATTTTCTCACTTTCAAAAAAGCGTAGCTAAAATGTTGAAAGCTTTTTGGTCAAACTATTATTTTTAGTTTCTTGTAGtcagttaaaaaaaccaaaatcttCACAATTGCTTCATTTCCTGATATTAGAAAGTTAAAAGCATCCTATAATTACAGACTGTATTAATTATACAGTGCAATTTAAGAGGCTGTACCATCTCATTTATGAAAGTTACTGCAAAACACTAATGAAGCTAAAACACATGTTCACAATTAGGTCAAAGTTAGGTCAAACTACATTATACAAAGCATTTTTGCAAATGTAAGTTAGAAATTTCAAAGCCAACTCACACCCACTGGATAAGATTCTTAGATCTTTTCTGAATTAGGTGGATTCCATCCAATACATTGGTGATGTCATATACTCTTCGTTTTCGTACCCCCAGAGTTGTTGCTACTTCATTCAAATCAAGAACACCATCTGGAGCAGTTTTGACAAGATCCATGAATTTTCGGGTCAAGTAAACAAGGGATGCATCAAAACGAGGCTTTGTGACTTTCAGGGTTTCTGTAAAGGTTTGATATCGTATCATTTAGTATTAATCCTTGCAGCTCTGTTCAAAGCATTGTCATAATTTTCCAATATACAATGCTTATGAAAAGTGTTTTATTAGCACAGGAGGTTGAAGTTTTGTTCTATATCAGTACAAGCCGTAAAGAAAGCTGTCCATCCAATATGCCTTAATTAATTTGCAGAAGTTTTATCTAGAAAGCTAAAAGGTCTCTCCATGCCTGTTAAATTCTTGACATTAGATTTCCAACAAGGATATCAACTGTGATATGAACATCTGTATAAAAGTAATTTTACAAACTGGTAGGTTACGAAACAGCCATGATGAtatcttttgtttaaaatagttCTGTTGCCAATTACAAGCTTGTAATCAAGAGATAAAAGACTGTCTGAATGGCACCTACCTATGCCATCTGGTCCCTCACTTAAATATAACAAAATTAAAAGTTGCTTATTATGTCTGCACATAGGAGCCATTTAACAAGTTCACAAAGGAAAAAGTAAACTAGACCACCCAGTTTTCAAACAGCTGTAATTATATGACTATCAATTACTACAATTAACTTAAATTCAATCACTGGCCAATTTGCACCTCCATTTCATTTAATCAAAACATCCGgtacaaaatctttttttaagaacTCCAGCTGCCTTTTGATCTTTCAGAAAGAAGAGATTAATTCAGACATTGACCACAGAAAACTATTTAATCAACAgaaagttttcttttttccctcctttgCATAACAACTAAGAAAAGGTGCTAATAACTTGTAGGGGGAAGTTATCCCATTGGGAGAAAGGTTTTTTATGCTGTGTCTtccaggtgatttttttttttttttttaaaggggaagtgGAATTAATTTGGAAATGTTTGGCTTCTGACTGAGAGAAAGGTTGTTTAAACTAAGGTTATGGCTACACTGCAGATGACTGTCAGCACAGTTATATTGGTCAGGGGTCACACTTATgccagcagaagtctgtagtgtagatgcagccataCCAGCAAAATTGCACTTTACCAATATGTAGCACAGCTTTGCTTGTATAACTGTGACCACAgcactacacagcagcatccccttgccttgcggacaacagacagtgcagcatgactggtaaccgtcatcgtcgtcccgtgggtgctcctggctggccttggtAAGGTTGGTCGTGGGCACCTGAACAAAAaagggagtgactccaggtcattctcttctttaagttttgtgtaatggagattccgtcctgcctggaatatcatgccagctggaggcttctgcctcaggctgctctcccagtcggcagcaccgcgcggtcacgcctaccccttgctcccagggctcaaTCAGATACTCAGATCTCTACATTTtgcttcaaataaaaaaataaagctgccgtttagaactgtcccccaacatacatatcctgggacattttgtattttaccaaTGTCAATCAAAGGTCtacacacaaatggagattcagtcctgcctgtgcttctattctagtgcttatcacagattcccattttcagctataggctgagcaagtgcagaatggtgattcACTTGACTTTGCtataagccaactgccctccctcacccccctttgatctctgcttgcagaggcaataaagtcagtgttgtttcaaattcatgcattctttattacttcatcacacaaatggggggataactgccaaggtagcccaggaggggtggaggaggaggagggaagcaacaGGTGGAGTTGTTGTAGGGGCACtccctagaatggaatgcagctcatcatttctgcgggatgtctggggctctgacccggagtggccgtttccctctctggttctttagtaggcttgcctgatattctaggcaggactgattctccattagacaaaacttaaagaagagaatgaccaggggagtcattcccatttttgtgcAGGCGCctccgaccgacctcaccgaggccggccaagaacaccc is a window encoding:
- the E2F6 gene encoding transcription factor E2F6: MATPAKGKSLRPLYPDTLRPPTINLNMEDEVQFVTMRKTLKVTKPRFDASLVYLTRKFMDLVKTAPDGVLDLNEVATTLGVRKRRVYDITNVLDGIHLIQKRSKNLIQGSDLDQIAGKASEQQKLRDELSDLSAMEEALDELIKDCAHQLFELTDDTENTKLAYVTYQDIHSIKAFQEQIVMAIKAPEETKLEIPAPKEDCIEVRIKSTKGPIDVYLCEVEQDNPGAKTFEDMDTLTSETKSSVPLDEE